From Nocardia sp. NBC_00416:
TCGCGCGCTGCCGCCAGCACGCGCGCGGTGGGTTCGAGTCCGGCGCGGGTGAGGGAGAGGTCGTAACCCATCTGGTCGACGTATCCGCCGGGGCCACAGAAATCGGTCTGCCAGTCGATGAGCAGCAGCGCGGTGCGGGCGGGGTCGACGGGGCCGTCGAAGGGCCAGGTGTAGGGGGTGGCGTCCACGGTGGTGACGGTCATGCGGTGAGCTCCTTGTCGGGTCGCGCGGTGCGGGTCGAGCAGAGAGTGAGGATGAGGGCGGCGGCCACGAAACCGATGACGGCGTCCGAGAGCCAGGGTGCGAAATGGTGTGTGATCAGGGCGGCCACCGCACCACCTGCCCAGGCGGTGAACGCCGGCCAGTGCCAGCGGGCGCGGCGGTCGTCGGCGCCGAGACCGAACCGGGGCAGGACCAGTTGGTCGAGGATCACGACAGCGCCGATCGGCGGGACGATCACGCCCAGCAGGTTGAGCCACTGTTCGAAGTACGACCAGATACCCGCGACCGCGAGCAGCACGCCGACCACGCCGAGGATCAGGGTGAGCCGCCGCATCCGGCCGCCCGAGAGCTGACTCCAGCCGACCGCGCCGTTGTAGAGGCAGTGTGCGCACACCGAGCCGAGGTTGATGAACACGAACGCCACGGCCAGCGGAACCAGCAGGCCGCCGTGATCGACCAGCAGGCCCAGGAAGTTGCCGCCGTCGGCACCCGGGTCGGCGCTGCCGCCCAGCGCGACCACGAGCCCGCCGATGATCAACGCGATCATATTGCCGACCGGGAAGGCCGACGCCGCGGCGAGGAACGCCTCGCGGCCGTTGCGGGACCAGCGGGTGAAATCGGCGGTCATGGTGCCCGAGTCGATGAACGAGGCGATCACCAGCGTCACCGCCGCACCGAAGCTCATGGCCGCGGTGCCCGCACCGCCCTGATAGGAGGTCGGTGCGCCGCCGCCGTCGGCGACCGCGAGCCCCACGGCGGCCAGCCCGAGCACGATGTACACGGGCGCCGCGATCATGCCGATCACCGACAGCGCCCGGATACCGAGCAGCGTGACCCCGATGAACGCGATCCCGGCGGCCAGCGCGGTGAACTGTTCGTGCCAGCCGAGAGTGTCGTGCAGGATGGCGCCGGCCATCCCGGTCTGGAAGGCGAACCAGCCGATGACGATGGTCGCCAGGAAGGCCGACGGGAGGAACGCCCCGGCTCTGCCGAAGGTCCCGGCGGCGGTGAGCGCGAAGTTCTTGCCGGTGCGCCCGGCGATCACGCTGAGCGCGCCGACATAACCCATCATGCAGAGATTGCCCACGGCGATGGCGAGCATGCCGGGCCAGAAGCCCAGCGAGTACACGATGAGTCCGCCGAAGATGGCGCAGGTCAGCACCATCGGGAAGCCGAACCACACCGCCGATATCGAACCCAGCCCGCGCCTGCGGTCGGCCGGTACCGGACTGTTCTCGTATTCCTCGTTCTCCGAGGAGGTCTCGGATCCGGTGAGGGTGGTGGTGCTCATCCGTCGGTCCGTTCCGGGGTGGGGAGCTCGTAGATCACGGTGATACTGCCGCCGCCCGGCGGGCCCTGGTGCTCCGCGCCGCCGGAGACATATACCGCGCCGTCGCCTTTGAGCGCCGAGAGCAGCCCGCCGACCGCGCCGCGAGCGTGCCGGGTGGCGTTGATATCGGAATCGGTGAGCATGGTGTGGCGCAGTCCGCGCACCGAACCGGTGGGATCGGCCTCGGCCTTGGCGAAGATCTGGCGCACTGTGCCACCGGCGGCCGCCACTCGGTCCAGCAGCCGCTGGACCGAGGCGAGGTCGATGGCGTCGGCCATCTCGCCGTGGACCGCGCGCAGCGGATTGGCCGCGGTGGGGCTCTCGGCGACCACCAGGACATGGCAGTCGTCGAGTTCGGCGCCCGCGCTGGCCGATGCCCGCGCCGACCAGACCTCGGCTTCTCCGGCCAAGGCCAGCAGCGCGGTGTCGCGATCGCATTCACCCAGCGCGACAGCGATACCCAGCGAACTCGCCGCCCGCGACCACCCCATCGACGCGTAGGTGTCGGAGGCGACGGGCGCCTGGCCGGCCGCCTGCACCGCGGTGACCTTGTCCGAGGTGAGCAGCGGGCATTTCACCAGCACCAGATGGACGTCGGCGGGTGTGACACCGAGTTCGGCGAGCAGTTTGCCCACCGTGTCGGCGACCGTGTCGACCTGTGCCGCCCGGCCGATCTCCACCGGTTCGAGCACCCGGCTGCGCCGTGCGGCCGCGACCAGGCCGCGGTCGAACCCGGGATGCGGGCGGTCGTCGCGGACGAGCAGGTTCACATGCGGGCTCAGCACGCCCTCGGTGCCGCCGGAGAACACGGTGACCGCGGACTGCGGGATACGCGGCTCCCAGACCGCCGTGGCCAGCGTGCGGCTGAAATCGTTGACGCAGCCGTTGCCCTCGGTTTTGCCGATCACCGAGACGAGGGCATCTGCGCGGTAACCGGATTCGGCGAGCACCTCGAAGGGGCGGGTATCGCCGGGGTCGGTGGTGGGCACGGTCAGCAGGGCGATACCGGTCATGCGGCGCTCTCCTTCGGGGTGCGGGCGGGGGTGAGGTGGTTGAACAGGAGATTGAGGGCGAATGCCACGACGACGGTG
This genomic window contains:
- a CDS encoding cytosine permease is translated as MSTTTLTGSETSSENEEYENSPVPADRRRGLGSISAVWFGFPMVLTCAIFGGLIVYSLGFWPGMLAIAVGNLCMMGYVGALSVIAGRTGKNFALTAAGTFGRAGAFLPSAFLATIVIGWFAFQTGMAGAILHDTLGWHEQFTALAAGIAFIGVTLLGIRALSVIGMIAAPVYIVLGLAAVGLAVADGGGAPTSYQGGAGTAAMSFGAAVTLVIASFIDSGTMTADFTRWSRNGREAFLAAASAFPVGNMIALIIGGLVVALGGSADPGADGGNFLGLLVDHGGLLVPLAVAFVFINLGSVCAHCLYNGAVGWSQLSGGRMRRLTLILGVVGVLLAVAGIWSYFEQWLNLLGVIVPPIGAVVILDQLVLPRFGLGADDRRARWHWPAFTAWAGGAVAALITHHFAPWLSDAVIGFVAAALILTLCSTRTARPDKELTA
- a CDS encoding ring-opening amidohydrolase, with the translated sequence MTGIALLTVPTTDPGDTRPFEVLAESGYRADALVSVIGKTEGNGCVNDFSRTLATAVWEPRIPQSAVTVFSGGTEGVLSPHVNLLVRDDRPHPGFDRGLVAAARRSRVLEPVEIGRAAQVDTVADTVGKLLAELGVTPADVHLVLVKCPLLTSDKVTAVQAAGQAPVASDTYASMGWSRAASSLGIAVALGECDRDTALLALAGEAEVWSARASASAGAELDDCHVLVVAESPTAANPLRAVHGEMADAIDLASVQRLLDRVAAAGGTVRQIFAKAEADPTGSVRGLRHTMLTDSDINATRHARGAVGGLLSALKGDGAVYVSGGAEHQGPPGGGSITVIYELPTPERTDG